AGATCGGCAGAAGCTGCTTGCTCACGCCGCGCGTGATCGGATACAGCCGCGTGCCCGACCCGCCGGCCAGGACGATTCCCTTCACGATGAACGGTGCCTCCGGACAGGGGGGCGGCAGCCTAGCAGTCCGCCTCGACGGCGAGCGAGCGGCGCGCGCGCGTCCTACGGCAGGAATGCATCGGGGGCGCGCAACTTCGCGGGCAGGTACTCGTCGATCACGTAGTTGAGGCCCCACTTGGCGAGCGCCTGCTGCTCGGCGCGCACACCCATCGCCAGCAGCTGCTCGATGGCGGCGCGCCACTCGGCGTGGGCCTTGAAGAAGGGGTCGTTGTCCAGTGCGTCCTTCGCGCGCTTGACGTCGACGTCCTGCAGCGGATGGGTCGGCAGCTCGTAGTCGACGATGTCCTGCGGCGTCACGCCGAGGTAGCGGGCGTGCGGGACGCAGAAGAACTGCGACAGGTGCGCGGCGTTCCCGGACCCGACCTTGAGCGTGCGGTAGATGTTCGAGATCCCGTACGGGTCGCAGTCGACGAACGCGTAGACGGGCAGGTCGCACTCGTCCGAGAGCTTGCGGATGAAGCGGCGCGTGGCGCGCGTCGGCACGCCCGCCATCGAGACGAGGATGCAGTCCGCCGTCTGCCAGAACTTGTGGCTCTGCAGCCGCTGGAACACGCCTCCCGTCTCGATCGCGAGGATGAACTTCGCGTTCGTCTCGAACGACAGGTGCTCGACCGAGCTCGGGATCGAGTACGCCCCCGAGCCGAAGCGCGTGCAGTCGATGCGCTCGACGACGCCCGTCTCGCGGTCGGCGTCGAGCACGACGAGCTGCCCGGCCACCGCGCCGCCGTGCTCGTCGGGCACGAAGCGCAGCTCCTCGCGCGAGACGCCGCGCATCGAGAACATCGCCTCGATGTCGTCCATCACCGTGTCGGACTCGGTCTGCTCGTCGAACTTGGCCTCCTCCCAGTTCTTGCTCTGGTAGTAGGCGTCGCGCTTGGTCGCGAAGTCGTTCGTCTCCACGAGCTCCTTCGAGAGCGCCATCATCCGCAGCGTCTGCGCGAAGCTCTTGACGGTGTTCACCGTGAGCGTGCGCACCTTCCGCTGCTTCCCGATCTCGAAGAAGCCCTTGCGCTCGGAGTAGGTGACGTTCGAGAGCGCGCGCACCGGGAACGCGAGGTCGGGCTTCCGCTTCTTCAGGATGTCCGCGTGGACGCCGCGCGCGGTGTCGGCGATCAGCGAGACGGTCTGCGCGTCGCGCGCGCGCGGCGTGGCCTTCGCGCCGGCCTTCTTCGCGGTCGCCTTCCGCGCTGCCGGCTTCTTCGAACCCACCTTCTTTGCACGCGGCTCCTTCGCGCCGGGCTTCTTCGTCGCCTTCGTCCGCGTCGCCTTCGTCCGCGTCGCCTTCGTCCGGGTCGCCTTCCTCGCTGCCATCGCGCCTCGCTGTCGCGCGCGCGTCGCCGCGCGCCTCGGGTTCAGGCCGTGCGGCTGCGCTCGAGCACGTCGGCGAGCCGGTCGGCGACGCGCGTGCGCTCGCGGTCGTCGAAGCCGAGGATCTCCTGCAGCCCGATCGCCACCTGCGGGATGTACTTCTCGATGTACGCGCGCTTCTTGCGCTCGTCCGCCTCGCGCCGCCGCTTGCGCACGTGCGTCGCCATCCTCCGCCCGCACTCCTGCAGGCCGAGGCGGATCTCCTTGACGATCTCGGGATAGGAGGCGATCGCCTCCTTGCTCTCGGAAGTGAACGGCACCCACACGCTCGCGATGTGCACGAGCAGGAGCATCGGCCCGACCGGGAGCGAGCCGCGCGGCTGCTGCAGCTGGTAGGCCTTCCAGTCGGTGCTCGTCACCGCCTTCGTGATCGCGCACGCACCCTGCTGGTACTGCAGCGGAACGCGATTCGCGTAGCGGTAGAGCGTGACCGGCTCGTCCGCGCCGAGCGCGCCTCCGTACGCGAGGCCGACCTCGACGAGGAACGGGTTGCCGCGGTAGACCGTCGGGCGGCGCGTCACCGTCGCGAAGAAGTCGGCGTCGACCTCGGCGCGCAGCGCGCGCAGCAGCAGCTCCTCGCCGATCGGTGCGATGCAGTCGGTCGGCGGGTTCATGATCTTCGTCTTCTGGATCGCGCGATGGATGCGCTCGGCCTCGTCGCGCGAGATCTCCGCCGGCCGCCGCGTCGGCGCGATGCCCGCGCGCTCGCAGATCTCCGCCGCGGTCCGCGCCGACACGCGCGAGAAGTCGCCCTGCAGGCACGTCTTGACGTTGCGCGCCTTCGTGTCGCGGAACATCTGCATCAGCACGCCGAGCTCGACGCCGTACGGGTGCGGCTGGATCTCCGCCGTGTTCGCGGGCAGCTCCTTCGTCACGCGCGGGTACACGACGGGCTCGCCGTCCTTCGCGTCGGGCGGGCGGTAGACGATCTCCGCGTGCGGGTTCGCGAGCGAGATCTGCCGGACGTACGCGTCGACCGAGTGCTGGCCGCCGCGGTACGCGCCCTCGAGCTCGATCTCGACGCGCGTCCCGTGATCCTTCTTCCAGCGCACCACCTCGTCCTTGCGGACGCGCGGCTCGTTGCGCTGCGTGTCGATCACGAGCTCGAAGAAGTGCGCGTCGCGGCCCTTGCCGGTGCGCGTCGTGATGCGCACGGGCTTGCCGGTCGTGAGCAGGCCGTACATGCCGGCCGCGCTGATGCCGATGCCCTGCTGACCGCGGCTCTGGCGCAGCCGGTGGAACTTCGAGCCGTACAGGAGCCGCCCGAAGATCTTCGGCACCTGCGCGCGCACGATGCCCGGGCCGTCGTCCTCGATCGCCACCACGAAGCGCGACTCGTCGACCGGGTCGATCGACACCTCGATCGACGGCAGCAGGCCCGCCTCCTCGCACGCGTCGAGCGCGTTGTCGACGCCCTCCTTGACCGTGGTGAGCAGGGCCTTCGCCGGATTGTCGAAGCCGAGCAGGTGGCGGTTCTTCGCGAAGAACTCGGAGACGGAGATGTCGCGCTGCTTCGCGGCCATCTCCTGCGCCGTGCGCGTCGGGCGCTGCGCCGGCTTGGCGGCGCGC
This genomic interval from Myxococcota bacterium contains the following:
- a CDS encoding DNA topoisomerase VI subunit B, which encodes MTARRKKKSASRAAKPRAAKPAQRPTRTAQEMAAKQRDISVSEFFAKNRHLLGFDNPAKALLTTVKEGVDNALDACEEAGLLPSIEVSIDPVDESRFVVAIEDDGPGIVRAQVPKIFGRLLYGSKFHRLRQSRGQQGIGISAAGMYGLLTTGKPVRITTRTGKGRDAHFFELVIDTQRNEPRVRKDEVVRWKKDHGTRVEIELEGAYRGGQHSVDAYVRQISLANPHAEIVYRPPDAKDGEPVVYPRVTKELPANTAEIQPHPYGVELGVLMQMFRDTKARNVKTCLQGDFSRVSARTAAEICERAGIAPTRRPAEISRDEAERIHRAIQKTKIMNPPTDCIAPIGEELLLRALRAEVDADFFATVTRRPTVYRGNPFLVEVGLAYGGALGADEPVTLYRYANRVPLQYQQGACAITKAVTSTDWKAYQLQQPRGSLPVGPMLLLVHIASVWVPFTSESKEAIASYPEIVKEIRLGLQECGRRMATHVRKRRREADERKKRAYIEKYIPQVAIGLQEILGFDDRERTRVADRLADVLERSRTA
- a CDS encoding DNA topoisomerase IV subunit A, whose amino-acid sequence is MAARKATRTKATRTKATRTKATKKPGAKEPRAKKVGSKKPAARKATAKKAGAKATPRARDAQTVSLIADTARGVHADILKKRKPDLAFPVRALSNVTYSERKGFFEIGKQRKVRTLTVNTVKSFAQTLRMMALSKELVETNDFATKRDAYYQSKNWEEAKFDEQTESDTVMDDIEAMFSMRGVSREELRFVPDEHGGAVAGQLVVLDADRETGVVERIDCTRFGSGAYSIPSSVEHLSFETNAKFILAIETGGVFQRLQSHKFWQTADCILVSMAGVPTRATRRFIRKLSDECDLPVYAFVDCDPYGISNIYRTLKVGSGNAAHLSQFFCVPHARYLGVTPQDIVDYELPTHPLQDVDVKRAKDALDNDPFFKAHAEWRAAIEQLLAMGVRAEQQALAKWGLNYVIDEYLPAKLRAPDAFLP